The DNA region CCGGTGTGAACCATGAGCGAAAGATATTTCTTTTTTCAAGGAGATAGATGGATAGCCAACTAAAAACAATGAATATTATAACCAGCAAAAGCAAGAATGGCATAGATGATATACGAGATGATTAGTATTACTATAAGTTTTGGCATACCTACGTCCGGGAACGTTTTATGTTGCAGGTTTTTGCCCGGAAGCTCTATGAAGACCAGGTACATGAGTTGCGTGCCGGTTCAGGCTGATCTACAGTAAATAGTGTACTTAAAATTAAGAGACTGAAATAATGGGGAAGGATAAGTCGAAATAGGATACCGTATCCATATTTTCATCTCGCCGGAAGACATTATTTCTTATATAATTTTTTAACACAACGTAACTTTATATCAGAGGAAGTTTTTTAGTATCCTTACCTAAAACCTTTGTCATAAGCAGGAACCTTCTATTACCCTACACATCAATAATTTGTGAATCGATATTTCTCAACCCTTTTATTACTGTTCACTGTTTTCGTCGCTTATCTCTCGTTTACTCGTGCAGAACCGGAGGCGAAGGTTGCCGAGCCCGAACCGGAAGAGTGGGAGATGGATGATGCACTGGCGAGCTATCTGGAAGAATTTGAAAAAGATTTCGAAGAAGGACTCAAGAACAAACGTATCCCCGGCGCGGCACTGGCCATTGTAAAGGATGGACGGGTGATACTGCAAAAAGGTTATGGTTTAAGGGAGAGCGGAACCTCCAAAAAAGTGGATGAACATACCGTATTCAGACTGGGAAGTGTATCCAAAGGCTTCGCCTCGGTCCTGACGGGCGTGATGGTGGAAGAGGGAGAAGTAGATTGGGATGATTCGGTATCCGATTATTTGTCAGAATTCAGGATGAATGACCCGGCGCAGACCGATCGGGTTCAGATCAGGCACCTGTTGTCACATACCTCCGGGCTGCCCCGTCATACCTATACCAATCTGGTGGAGGACGGACTTCCCCTGGATCGCATCATCCCGCGTTTGGAAGAAGTTCCCCTGATCTCGAAAGAAGGCGAGCAGCTTGCCTACCAGAATGCGGCTTACTCCACGATAGAGAAAGTGCTGGAAGCACAAACCGGAACGGACTTTAAGTCACTTTTAAAAGAAGAGCTGTGGAAACCCTTGGCAATGGGAAATGCCTCTGCAAGTTATGACAGCATACGGCATTCCGGGAATACGGCTCTGCCTCATGTATATCATTCCCGAAGACGGGGGCGGGTGCCCATCTCCATTTCGGAAAAATACTATAATGCCGTTTCCTCGGGCGGCGTCAATGCTTCTGCCTCGGATATGGGGAAATGGCTGCTGTTGTTAACCGGGCACCATCCTGAGGTTATTTCCGAACAGACTCTTGAAGAAATTTATGAACCTTTGGTTACCATCCATAACCGGCGCTTCAGCCGGCATTGGAAGGGCGTACCGGAATCACATTATGGCATGGGGTGGCGTGTGCTGGACAATCACGGGCAAAAGGTTGTGTACCACGGGGGATATGTAAACGGCTACCGCAGCGAAATCGCATTCGCCCCGGAGGATGAGATTGGCATATGTATACTCATAAATACTTCCTCCAGCTACCCGTTAACTGTCATACCGGACTTCTTTAATCACTTCAGATCAGACTCTTCCGTAGCTATTTCAGAGTGAGAAATTACGTTCTGGCGTTTTTTTGGAACACGGAAGAACACAGGTTAGGTGTAGGTACGATTGTAAGCGTTCAGTTGGTTACTGCATTTTATACTTTTGCAGCCATGTAACCTCAAAATAGCTAATCCCTACTTTCCAGTAGATAAATAAAAATACAGCCAGTATACCCGCAAAAGTGGCTCCGAGTCCATACTCACCTTGGATAAAAAAGTTGCCTGCTAGCAGCATGGGAGCAATGATAAAACTAATAACGACAATGATGTTGATTACTTTTAGGGCTTTGTCTCCTGAATTCATAACTCAATGAGATTTAATCGAACTTGACGCTTGTTAATCTGCACTTAGCTATCTGACGGTCATTGGGCGTACAAATTAGTATTCATTCCACTTCCAGATTACAATTTGTTGTCATTAAAATCAAAACGGGCAGACTCCGACCAGGCACGTCCGTTAAAGCGTGGTTTAGGCCGCTGCGCATTAATTGCCGACCTGCAAGGCTATGTAGACACCGACCGGGTCCCGAATGACGGTGTGTCCGGCACCTGCTAACTCCCCAACGATCTCACCGCCGCCCTCGCGAACTTGCCTAAGACTCTCCGCGAAGTCGTCGACGGGCAGACTGAGTAACCAGACGGAAGGGATACCCTCATTTTCTTTATTGGTAGGAATGATTTCCGCCGCGGCGACACCATCAAGTCTCAGCATTTCGCGCCTACCGTCAATGGTAGCAGAGGCTGCCGACCACCCGACAACTTGTTCGTAGAATTCGCACATTGAAGAAACGTCCGAGACCACTAGTGAGAGCCAAGAGATGCAGCCAACTCTTTCGGAATGACTAGTATCACTAGATTCATCGACAACGACAGGGATTATGCCGAATGCAGCACCGGCGGGATCAACGAGAACTGCCCATTGACTTTGTCCGTCATCGCCTTTGGCGTGAATCAGCTCCCGGCCTCCGAGTTTGAGTGTACGCTCTGCGCTGGCGGCAACATCGGAAACCTGGAAGTGCGGCATCCATTGCAATGGCAGGGCTTCGTACTCAGGGGAACGTGCCCCTAAACCGATGACCGGCGTACCTTCGTTGTTGGTCAGATCGTCTCGCCAGAGCGGCGACGATCCCGTCGTAAGAACCTTCGAATAGAAATCGAGTTCCCGCTCATGATGCGGTACTGCAATATCTGCGCTTAGAACTCCGCCGACACCGTGGAAATATGGATTTCGCATGATTACCTCATATAATTAGTTGCACAAGCAGTGAAATGGGACCGCATTGATATCCAAAACCCAGTCGGCCTAACGAACCACCGCATAACCGGCAGACGCCAAATCCTTAAAAAATAAAATTGTTAGCCGAAGTTAAATAAATATTCTATGTTAATTAAGGATAATCACATGATAATATTCATTATAAAAGGGGTTTGTGGGGTGGTCAATGAGTTCTGCTCTTCATTCAAAACAAAGAAGTTCCCGGGATAGCCTTTTTATTAAAAAGTTAAACAAAGTAGTAGAAGAATATATTACTGAAGGAGATCTTTCGGTAGAAAATATCAGCAGAGAATTGGGGATAAGCACATCTACTTTTTACCGAAAAGTAAAATCAATCACGGGATACTCTCCGGTTGAATATATCAGAAACCTACAGCTTCAAAAAGCAGTAGATCTGCTTTCGAAGAACTATGGAAATGTTTCGGAAGTAGCCTACGAGTCGGGCTTTAACAATCTTTCTTATTTTTCTAAATGCTTTAGAGAGAAGTTTGGTGTAAATCCCGCAAGATATTCCAAATTACGCATTTCAAGAAGTGATTCCTTCGGTTACCACACCAGCTTTATAGGGCGCGAAGAAGAGCTGTTGGAAATTAAAACACTAATTACTAAAAACCGATTAGTGAGCCTGATTGGCCCTGCCGGAACAGGGAAAACGCGACTGGGAACCGTGACTATGAAAGATCTCGGAGATACATTTAGAGACGGATCTTTTGCTGTTTATTTGACATCCATTAATGATCCGGAACTGGTACCCTCAGTCATCCAACAATCCTTGCGTATACCTCTCCATCCCAATAAAAGTGTGATGAAGACTCTGGTAGATTATCTGGCAAGCAAAGAACTTCTATTATTAATTGACAATTTTGAGCATGTCATTGAGGCGAGATCTGTTATCGAAGAGCTTTTGGCGAAGTGCAATCACTTGAGAATAATTCTTACAAGCCGGACTACTTTAAAATTAAAACAAGAAATTCAGTATCTATTGCAACCGTTGTCTACTCCTGCACCGGTTAAGGAAGTAAATCTTGAGAATCTTGACCGGATTAAATCGTATCCCGCCATTCATCTTTTTATAGATCGCGCCAAAAATTATAATAGCGAATTTGATCTGACCAAAGGTAATATTTCAACAATAATAGATATCTGCTATAAACTAGACGGTTTGCCCCTCGCTCTGGAGCTGGCCGCTACACAACTAAGGCTAATTGCTCCAAAAGATCTGCTTAATAGACTGGATTACGGTTTATCTATACTTAAATCCGGGCAACTGGAACGATCTAAACGGCATGACAGTCTGCTGAATGCGATTGAGTGGAGCTACGATCTGTTGAGTAATGAGGAACAAATTTATTTTCAACGCCTCAGCCTTATACCGGATAGTTTTGGCCTACATATAGCGGAATCATTATGGGTAAAGGATATAGGGACGAATTTTATAGTGCATATCCAATCACTTATTGATAATAATTTAATACAGTCATTTGAAGAGGATGGAGAAATACGTTTTAAAATACTTGAAACACTAAAATTATTTGGCCGAAAGAAATTGCGGGAAAGCGAAAAAGAGCATCAGATAGTAAAAGTACTGGCTGAATACTATGTCAAACTAGCCCGCAAAGCTGAAGTTAGATTAAACGGCCCCGAGCAAAACGAGTGGATAAACCACCTCAACAGAGAGCGGGATAATTTCAGGGGGATAATGGCCTATCTGCTAGAACACCGAGAGGTGAGGTTTGGTCTTCAACTTGCTAACGCTCTTTGGCGCTACTGGAATATGCAGAATATGATTAAAGAGGGGATAAGTTGGCTCCAAAAAGTTATTCGACTTGCTGACAGGCTAAAGAGTCATGAACTGACCTCGGAACTTTATGAACTGAAAGGCAATGCCCTGAGTGTACTCGGTATAACCCAGGTAATCCACTCTGAAAATATTGAGGAGGGAGCAGCTTGTTTATTACAGAGTTGAATCGTGTTTCGAAAGCTGGGTCTTGAAGAAAATTTAGCCCTCAACTTAAATCATTATAGCTGGGCATTGATCGCTGCCTGGCTTGATTATGAAAAGGGGACGGCCGTAAGTAAGGAGGCCTTGGAGCTTAATAAAAAATTAAACAATAAAAGAGGAGTTTCCGTATCTCTCTGCAATCATGCTGTAGCAGATTACTGGCGGGGAGACCTCAGGAGTTCAAAAAGAAGATACGAGGAAGCATTGAAGCTCAGACAGGAGTGCGGTGATCAACGAGGTGTATCATATCTTTCTATTCGTCTTGCCAGAGTTGAATTCAGTCTTGGAAACTATGATAGATCTTTGGACTTATTGGATCTGGCAATCGAGATATTACAGGAAATAAATGATATTCAGCTAATAAGCTTACACTACACTTTCAAAGGGCTAATTTGCTACTATTTAGATGATTCGGGTAAGGCACATGAATTTTTAAATATTGCCTATAAAGGATGGTCAGATATAGGACGAAAATGGGGGATGAGCCTTTCCAGTGAATTATTAGGTCTCGTCTTAATATCGATGGATAAATCTGATGAATCCAGAAAATATATCAACCATGCAGAGGAGCTTAGAAATAGTATGACAGGCTGCAGACAATATAATTCATTGACCGATTACTGCAATGCCGAATGGGAATTGTATTCGGGCAATATAGAGGCAGCTAAAATACTTCACTCAAAGTCGCTGGAGACAAGGGTAGAACTTAATTTGAAAACGGTAATATGTGAATCGCTTGAAGCTATAGCCGCTCTGTTTTTTATTCAAGAAGACTACCGAAAATCCATACTGTTTCTTTCCGGTGCTTGCTTTCTCCGAGATGAAATCGAAGCACCTCTTCCACCCAGATTCTATAAAAAGTATAAAAGCATTAGATTGAGCTGTAAAAAACGACTTGAGGCTGGGGAATTTCAAAGAATATGGG from Halalkalibaculum roseum includes:
- a CDS encoding serine hydrolase gives rise to the protein MNRYFSTLLLLFTVFVAYLSFTRAEPEAKVAEPEPEEWEMDDALASYLEEFEKDFEEGLKNKRIPGAALAIVKDGRVILQKGYGLRESGTSKKVDEHTVFRLGSVSKGFASVLTGVMVEEGEVDWDDSVSDYLSEFRMNDPAQTDRVQIRHLLSHTSGLPRHTYTNLVEDGLPLDRIIPRLEEVPLISKEGEQLAYQNAAYSTIEKVLEAQTGTDFKSLLKEELWKPLAMGNASASYDSIRHSGNTALPHVYHSRRRGRVPISISEKYYNAVSSGGVNASASDMGKWLLLLTGHHPEVISEQTLEEIYEPLVTIHNRRFSRHWKGVPESHYGMGWRVLDNHGQKVVYHGGYVNGYRSEIAFAPEDEIGICILINTSSSYPLTVIPDFFNHFRSDSSVAISE
- a CDS encoding VOC family protein encodes the protein MRNPYFHGVGGVLSADIAVPHHERELDFYSKVLTTGSSPLWRDDLTNNEGTPVIGLGARSPEYEALPLQWMPHFQVSDVAASAERTLKLGGRELIHAKGDDGQSQWAVLVDPAGAAFGIIPVVVDESSDTSHSERVGCISWLSLVVSDVSSMCEFYEQVVGWSAASATIDGRREMLRLDGVAAAEIIPTNKENEGIPSVWLLSLPVDDFAESLRQVREGGGEIVGELAGAGHTVIRDPVGVYIALQVGN
- a CDS encoding helix-turn-helix domain-containing protein, with the translated sequence MSSALHSKQRSSRDSLFIKKLNKVVEEYITEGDLSVENISRELGISTSTFYRKVKSITGYSPVEYIRNLQLQKAVDLLSKNYGNVSEVAYESGFNNLSYFSKCFREKFGVNPARYSKLRISRSDSFGYHTSFIGREEELLEIKTLITKNRLVSLIGPAGTGKTRLGTVTMKDLGDTFRDGSFAVYLTSINDPELVPSVIQQSLRIPLHPNKSVMKTLVDYLASKELLLLIDNFEHVIEARSVIEELLAKCNHLRIILTSRTTLKLKQEIQYLLQPLSTPAPVKEVNLENLDRIKSYPAIHLFIDRAKNYNSEFDLTKGNISTIIDICYKLDGLPLALELAATQLRLIAPKDLLNRLDYGLSILKSGQLERSKRHDSLLNAIEWSYDLLSNEEQIYFQRLSLIPDSFGLHIAESLWVKDIGTNFIVHIQSLIDNNLIQSFEEDGEIRFKILETLKLFGRKKLRESEKEHQIVKVLAEYYVKLARKAEVRLNGPEQNEWINHLNRERDNFRGIMAYLLEHREVRFGLQLANALWRYWNMQNMIKEGISWLQKVIRLADRLKSHELTSELYELKGNALSVLGITQVIHSENIEEGAACLLQS
- a CDS encoding tetratricopeptide repeat protein, translated to MFRKLGLEENLALNLNHYSWALIAAWLDYEKGTAVSKEALELNKKLNNKRGVSVSLCNHAVADYWRGDLRSSKRRYEEALKLRQECGDQRGVSYLSIRLARVEFSLGNYDRSLDLLDLAIEILQEINDIQLISLHYTFKGLICYYLDDSGKAHEFLNIAYKGWSDIGRKWGMSLSSELLGLVLISMDKSDESRKYINHAEELRNSMTGCRQYNSLTDYCNAEWELYSGNIEAAKILHSKSLETRVELNLKTVICESLEAIAALFFIQEDYRKSILFLSGACFLRDEIEAPLPPRFYKKYKSIRLSCKKRLEAGEFQRIWDEAKAMELGQFSNLI